One Campylobacter concisus DNA segment encodes these proteins:
- a CDS encoding peptidylprolyl isomerase has translation MKKLLFLAAGMLSALNLYSAQMINGIAAIVENEPITLYEVYSLKEQLRASEQDALNLLIRDRLEDAQIKNLNLSVTPFELNDRVEAIAKQNGMTNSQFRSSIQAQGMDFLEFKNNIEKKMLQEKLYKSILAEAGKNVNEQKAKMYFDANPDKFKVFSTAKVVLYRAKNPEELEAQKTSPSLLSSVQTQELSLDYQSIDPRLAAIISGTNNGEFTQILQGADSFDMFYVKEKIGSYTPSFADVKDNVINELYQGEQEKLMADYFDKLRAKAKIQILR, from the coding sequence ATGAAAAAATTGCTCTTTTTGGCTGCTGGCATGCTAAGTGCTTTAAATTTATATTCGGCTCAGATGATAAACGGTATCGCAGCTATTGTAGAGAACGAACCAATCACGCTTTATGAAGTTTATAGCTTGAAAGAGCAGCTAAGAGCTAGCGAACAAGATGCCTTAAATTTACTCATAAGAGATAGACTCGAAGATGCTCAGATAAAAAATTTAAACTTAAGCGTAACACCGTTTGAATTAAATGACAGAGTCGAAGCGATCGCAAAACAAAATGGCATGACAAACTCGCAGTTTAGAAGCTCCATCCAAGCTCAAGGCATGGACTTTTTGGAGTTTAAAAACAACATAGAAAAAAAGATGCTTCAAGAAAAGCTTTATAAAAGCATTTTGGCTGAAGCTGGCAAAAATGTAAATGAGCAAAAAGCAAAGATGTATTTTGATGCTAATCCTGATAAATTTAAGGTCTTTAGCACTGCTAAAGTGGTTCTTTATAGGGCAAAAAATCCTGAAGAATTAGAAGCTCAAAAAACAAGTCCATCACTACTTAGTAGCGTACAAACGCAAGAGCTAAGTTTAGACTATCAAAGCATAGATCCAAGGCTAGCAGCTATAATATCTGGCACAAATAATGGCGAATTTACCCAAATACTACAAGGCGCTGATAGTTTTGATATGTTTTATGTAAAAGAAAAAATAGGCTCATACACTCCAAGCTTTGCAGATGTTAAGGATAATGTTATAAACGAGCTTTATCAAGGCGAGCAAGAAAAACTTATGGCTGATTATTTTGATAAACTCCGTGCAAAAGCAAAGATTCAAATTTTAAGATAA